Proteins co-encoded in one Carassius carassius chromosome 35, fCarCar2.1, whole genome shotgun sequence genomic window:
- the LOC132116305 gene encoding kelch-like protein 14 isoform X2, producing MGGVRSPEVMSRSGDRTSTFDPTHSDTLLHGLNLLWRKQLFCDVTLTAQGQQFHCHKAVLASCSQYFRSLFSTHMLSREDGLAAKDQGSSGTPSSSPDDKLLPSPRSTINNLVLQGCSSIGLRLVLEYLYTANVTLSLDTVEEVLSVSKILNIPQITKLSVQFLNDQISVQNYKQICKIAALHGLDETKKLANKYLVEDVLLLNFEEMCAMLDALPPPVESELALFQMSVLWLEHDRETRMHYAPDLMKRLRFALIPAPELVERVQSVDFMRSDPVCQKLLLDAMNYHLMPLRQHCRQTTASRIRSNKRMLLLVGGLPPGPDRLPSNLVQYYDDEKKTWKILTIMPYNSAHHCVVEVENFLLLLGGEDQWNPNGKHSTNFVSRYDPRFNSWIQLPPMQERRASFFACCLDKHLYVVGGRNETGYLSSVEAYNLETNEWNYVSSLPQPLAAHAGAVHNGKIYISGGVHNGEYVSWLYCYDPVMDVWARKQDMNTKRAIHALAGMNDRLYAIGGNHLKGFSHLDVMLVECYDPKADQWSILQTPILEGRSGPGCAVLDDSIYLMGGYSWSMGAYKSSTICYSPEKGTWTEMEGEVAEPLAGPACATVILPACLPFNK from the exons ATGG GAGGTGTGCGCAGCCCCGAAGTCATGTCCAGATCGGGTGACCGAACCTCCACGTTTGACCCGACTCACAGCGACACTCTGCTGCACGGTCTCAACCTGCTGTGGAGGAAGCAGCTCTTCTGCGATGTGACTCTGACGGCTCAGGGACAGCAGTTCCACTGCCACAAAGCCGTGCTGGCTTCCTGCTCGCAGTACTTCAGGTCCCTGTTCTCCACGCACATGCTGAGCAGAGAAGACGGGCTAGCGGCGAAGGACCAAGGCAGCAGCGGCACCCCGTCCTCCTCCCCCGACGACAAACTCCTGCCCAGCCCGCGCTCCACCATCAACAACCTGGTGCTGCAGGGCTGCTCCTCCATCGGTCTACGGCTGGTGCTGGAGTACCTCTACACGGCCAACGTGACCCTCTCCCTGGACACGGTGGAGGAGGTGCTCTCCGTCAGCAAGATCCTCAACATCCCCCAGATCACCAAACTCAGCGTGCAGTTCCTCAACGACCAGATCTCGGTGCAAAACTACAAGCAGATCTGCAAGATCGCAGCTCTGCACGGGCTGGACGAGACCAAGAAGCTCGCCAACAAATACCTGGTGGAAGACGTGCTCCTCTTGAACTTTGAGGAGATGTGCGCCATGCTGGATGCCCTGCCTCCGCCCGTGGAGTCAGAGCTGGCGCTCTTTCAGATGTCCGTGCTGTGGTTGGAGCATGACAGGGAGACCAGGATGCACTACGCTCCCGACCTGATGAAGCGTCTGCGCTTCGCCCTCATCCCTGCCCCGGAGCTGGTGGAGAGGGTGCAGTCGGTGGACTTTATGAGGAGTGACCCGGTGTGCCAGAAACTGCTCTTGGATGCCATGAACTACCACCTGATGCCCCTCAGACAGCACTGCAGACAGACCACAGCCAGCAG GATTCGTTCAAACAAACGGATGCTCTTGTTGGTTGGAGGCCTGCCCCCGGGTCCCGACCGCCTCCCCAGTAATCTGGTTCAGTACTACGACGACGAAAAGAAGACATGGAAGATCCTTACTA TAATGCCGTATAACAGCGCCCATCACTGTGTGGTTGAGGTGGAGAACTTCCTGCTTTTATTGGGTGGAGAAGACCAGTGGAACCCTAATG GCAAACATAGCACCAACTTTGTAAGCCGCTATGATCCGAGATTCAATAGCTGGATACAACTACCGCCCATGCAGGAGAG GAGAGCGAGTTTCTTCGCTTGCTGCCTGGATAAGCACTTGTACGTTGTTGGAGGAAGGAACGAGACAGGTTATCTGTCTAGCGTTGAAGCCTATAACCTTGAGACAAACGAATGGAATTACGTTTCGTCTCTTCCACAGCCGCTGGCTGCACACGCAGGCGCCGTGCACAATGGGAAAATATACATCTCAG GTGGCGTTCACAATGGTGAATACGTGTCTTGGCTGTACTGCTACGACCCTGTGATGGACGTGTGGGCTCGGAAACAGGACATGAACACCAAGCGAGCCATACACGCTCTCGCAGGCATGAACGACCGCCTCTACGCTATTGGGGGAAACCACTTAAAGG gATTCTCTCATCTGGATGTGATGCTGGTTGAATGCTACGACCCTAAAGCAGATCAGTGGAGCATCCTGCAAACGCCCATCTTAGAGGGACGCAGCGGGCCTGGGTGTGCTGTTCTTGATGACAGTATTTACTTGATGGGAGGCTACAGTTGGAGCATG GGGGCGTATAAGTCATCCACCATTTGTTACAGCCCAGAGAAAGGCACATGGACAGAAATGGAAGGAGAAGTGGCTGAACCTTTAGCCGGACCGGCCTGTGCCACAGTCATACTGCCAGCCTGTTTACCATTTAACAAATAA
- the LOC132116305 gene encoding kelch-like protein 14 isoform X1: protein MRYLQNAYAFIKPADEFPCSVVHQWHCLLAGGVRSPEVMSRSGDRTSTFDPTHSDTLLHGLNLLWRKQLFCDVTLTAQGQQFHCHKAVLASCSQYFRSLFSTHMLSREDGLAAKDQGSSGTPSSSPDDKLLPSPRSTINNLVLQGCSSIGLRLVLEYLYTANVTLSLDTVEEVLSVSKILNIPQITKLSVQFLNDQISVQNYKQICKIAALHGLDETKKLANKYLVEDVLLLNFEEMCAMLDALPPPVESELALFQMSVLWLEHDRETRMHYAPDLMKRLRFALIPAPELVERVQSVDFMRSDPVCQKLLLDAMNYHLMPLRQHCRQTTASRIRSNKRMLLLVGGLPPGPDRLPSNLVQYYDDEKKTWKILTIMPYNSAHHCVVEVENFLLLLGGEDQWNPNGKHSTNFVSRYDPRFNSWIQLPPMQERRASFFACCLDKHLYVVGGRNETGYLSSVEAYNLETNEWNYVSSLPQPLAAHAGAVHNGKIYISGGVHNGEYVSWLYCYDPVMDVWARKQDMNTKRAIHALAGMNDRLYAIGGNHLKGFSHLDVMLVECYDPKADQWSILQTPILEGRSGPGCAVLDDSIYLMGGYSWSMGAYKSSTICYSPEKGTWTEMEGEVAEPLAGPACATVILPACLPFNK from the exons ATGAGATACCTTCAGAATGCATATGCTTTTATAAAACCGGCTGATGAATTTCCATGCAGTGTAGTGCACCAATGGCATTGTTTACTCGCAGGAGGTGTGCGCAGCCCCGAAGTCATGTCCAGATCGGGTGACCGAACCTCCACGTTTGACCCGACTCACAGCGACACTCTGCTGCACGGTCTCAACCTGCTGTGGAGGAAGCAGCTCTTCTGCGATGTGACTCTGACGGCTCAGGGACAGCAGTTCCACTGCCACAAAGCCGTGCTGGCTTCCTGCTCGCAGTACTTCAGGTCCCTGTTCTCCACGCACATGCTGAGCAGAGAAGACGGGCTAGCGGCGAAGGACCAAGGCAGCAGCGGCACCCCGTCCTCCTCCCCCGACGACAAACTCCTGCCCAGCCCGCGCTCCACCATCAACAACCTGGTGCTGCAGGGCTGCTCCTCCATCGGTCTACGGCTGGTGCTGGAGTACCTCTACACGGCCAACGTGACCCTCTCCCTGGACACGGTGGAGGAGGTGCTCTCCGTCAGCAAGATCCTCAACATCCCCCAGATCACCAAACTCAGCGTGCAGTTCCTCAACGACCAGATCTCGGTGCAAAACTACAAGCAGATCTGCAAGATCGCAGCTCTGCACGGGCTGGACGAGACCAAGAAGCTCGCCAACAAATACCTGGTGGAAGACGTGCTCCTCTTGAACTTTGAGGAGATGTGCGCCATGCTGGATGCCCTGCCTCCGCCCGTGGAGTCAGAGCTGGCGCTCTTTCAGATGTCCGTGCTGTGGTTGGAGCATGACAGGGAGACCAGGATGCACTACGCTCCCGACCTGATGAAGCGTCTGCGCTTCGCCCTCATCCCTGCCCCGGAGCTGGTGGAGAGGGTGCAGTCGGTGGACTTTATGAGGAGTGACCCGGTGTGCCAGAAACTGCTCTTGGATGCCATGAACTACCACCTGATGCCCCTCAGACAGCACTGCAGACAGACCACAGCCAGCAG GATTCGTTCAAACAAACGGATGCTCTTGTTGGTTGGAGGCCTGCCCCCGGGTCCCGACCGCCTCCCCAGTAATCTGGTTCAGTACTACGACGACGAAAAGAAGACATGGAAGATCCTTACTA TAATGCCGTATAACAGCGCCCATCACTGTGTGGTTGAGGTGGAGAACTTCCTGCTTTTATTGGGTGGAGAAGACCAGTGGAACCCTAATG GCAAACATAGCACCAACTTTGTAAGCCGCTATGATCCGAGATTCAATAGCTGGATACAACTACCGCCCATGCAGGAGAG GAGAGCGAGTTTCTTCGCTTGCTGCCTGGATAAGCACTTGTACGTTGTTGGAGGAAGGAACGAGACAGGTTATCTGTCTAGCGTTGAAGCCTATAACCTTGAGACAAACGAATGGAATTACGTTTCGTCTCTTCCACAGCCGCTGGCTGCACACGCAGGCGCCGTGCACAATGGGAAAATATACATCTCAG GTGGCGTTCACAATGGTGAATACGTGTCTTGGCTGTACTGCTACGACCCTGTGATGGACGTGTGGGCTCGGAAACAGGACATGAACACCAAGCGAGCCATACACGCTCTCGCAGGCATGAACGACCGCCTCTACGCTATTGGGGGAAACCACTTAAAGG gATTCTCTCATCTGGATGTGATGCTGGTTGAATGCTACGACCCTAAAGCAGATCAGTGGAGCATCCTGCAAACGCCCATCTTAGAGGGACGCAGCGGGCCTGGGTGTGCTGTTCTTGATGACAGTATTTACTTGATGGGAGGCTACAGTTGGAGCATG GGGGCGTATAAGTCATCCACCATTTGTTACAGCCCAGAGAAAGGCACATGGACAGAAATGGAAGGAGAAGTGGCTGAACCTTTAGCCGGACCGGCCTGTGCCACAGTCATACTGCCAGCCTGTTTACCATTTAACAAATAA
- the LOC132116305 gene encoding kelch-like protein 14 isoform X3: protein MSRSGDRTSTFDPTHSDTLLHGLNLLWRKQLFCDVTLTAQGQQFHCHKAVLASCSQYFRSLFSTHMLSREDGLAAKDQGSSGTPSSSPDDKLLPSPRSTINNLVLQGCSSIGLRLVLEYLYTANVTLSLDTVEEVLSVSKILNIPQITKLSVQFLNDQISVQNYKQICKIAALHGLDETKKLANKYLVEDVLLLNFEEMCAMLDALPPPVESELALFQMSVLWLEHDRETRMHYAPDLMKRLRFALIPAPELVERVQSVDFMRSDPVCQKLLLDAMNYHLMPLRQHCRQTTASRIRSNKRMLLLVGGLPPGPDRLPSNLVQYYDDEKKTWKILTIMPYNSAHHCVVEVENFLLLLGGEDQWNPNGKHSTNFVSRYDPRFNSWIQLPPMQERRASFFACCLDKHLYVVGGRNETGYLSSVEAYNLETNEWNYVSSLPQPLAAHAGAVHNGKIYISGGVHNGEYVSWLYCYDPVMDVWARKQDMNTKRAIHALAGMNDRLYAIGGNHLKGFSHLDVMLVECYDPKADQWSILQTPILEGRSGPGCAVLDDSIYLMGGYSWSMGAYKSSTICYSPEKGTWTEMEGEVAEPLAGPACATVILPACLPFNK from the exons ATGTCCAGATCGGGTGACCGAACCTCCACGTTTGACCCGACTCACAGCGACACTCTGCTGCACGGTCTCAACCTGCTGTGGAGGAAGCAGCTCTTCTGCGATGTGACTCTGACGGCTCAGGGACAGCAGTTCCACTGCCACAAAGCCGTGCTGGCTTCCTGCTCGCAGTACTTCAGGTCCCTGTTCTCCACGCACATGCTGAGCAGAGAAGACGGGCTAGCGGCGAAGGACCAAGGCAGCAGCGGCACCCCGTCCTCCTCCCCCGACGACAAACTCCTGCCCAGCCCGCGCTCCACCATCAACAACCTGGTGCTGCAGGGCTGCTCCTCCATCGGTCTACGGCTGGTGCTGGAGTACCTCTACACGGCCAACGTGACCCTCTCCCTGGACACGGTGGAGGAGGTGCTCTCCGTCAGCAAGATCCTCAACATCCCCCAGATCACCAAACTCAGCGTGCAGTTCCTCAACGACCAGATCTCGGTGCAAAACTACAAGCAGATCTGCAAGATCGCAGCTCTGCACGGGCTGGACGAGACCAAGAAGCTCGCCAACAAATACCTGGTGGAAGACGTGCTCCTCTTGAACTTTGAGGAGATGTGCGCCATGCTGGATGCCCTGCCTCCGCCCGTGGAGTCAGAGCTGGCGCTCTTTCAGATGTCCGTGCTGTGGTTGGAGCATGACAGGGAGACCAGGATGCACTACGCTCCCGACCTGATGAAGCGTCTGCGCTTCGCCCTCATCCCTGCCCCGGAGCTGGTGGAGAGGGTGCAGTCGGTGGACTTTATGAGGAGTGACCCGGTGTGCCAGAAACTGCTCTTGGATGCCATGAACTACCACCTGATGCCCCTCAGACAGCACTGCAGACAGACCACAGCCAGCAG GATTCGTTCAAACAAACGGATGCTCTTGTTGGTTGGAGGCCTGCCCCCGGGTCCCGACCGCCTCCCCAGTAATCTGGTTCAGTACTACGACGACGAAAAGAAGACATGGAAGATCCTTACTA TAATGCCGTATAACAGCGCCCATCACTGTGTGGTTGAGGTGGAGAACTTCCTGCTTTTATTGGGTGGAGAAGACCAGTGGAACCCTAATG GCAAACATAGCACCAACTTTGTAAGCCGCTATGATCCGAGATTCAATAGCTGGATACAACTACCGCCCATGCAGGAGAG GAGAGCGAGTTTCTTCGCTTGCTGCCTGGATAAGCACTTGTACGTTGTTGGAGGAAGGAACGAGACAGGTTATCTGTCTAGCGTTGAAGCCTATAACCTTGAGACAAACGAATGGAATTACGTTTCGTCTCTTCCACAGCCGCTGGCTGCACACGCAGGCGCCGTGCACAATGGGAAAATATACATCTCAG GTGGCGTTCACAATGGTGAATACGTGTCTTGGCTGTACTGCTACGACCCTGTGATGGACGTGTGGGCTCGGAAACAGGACATGAACACCAAGCGAGCCATACACGCTCTCGCAGGCATGAACGACCGCCTCTACGCTATTGGGGGAAACCACTTAAAGG gATTCTCTCATCTGGATGTGATGCTGGTTGAATGCTACGACCCTAAAGCAGATCAGTGGAGCATCCTGCAAACGCCCATCTTAGAGGGACGCAGCGGGCCTGGGTGTGCTGTTCTTGATGACAGTATTTACTTGATGGGAGGCTACAGTTGGAGCATG GGGGCGTATAAGTCATCCACCATTTGTTACAGCCCAGAGAAAGGCACATGGACAGAAATGGAAGGAGAAGTGGCTGAACCTTTAGCCGGACCGGCCTGTGCCACAGTCATACTGCCAGCCTGTTTACCATTTAACAAATAA